A region of Vigna radiata var. radiata cultivar VC1973A chromosome 10, Vradiata_ver6, whole genome shotgun sequence DNA encodes the following proteins:
- the LOC106774396 gene encoding zinc finger CCHC domain-containing protein 7, whose protein sequence is MGRKEKSKSKAVVELHDDQFTGASTPSLVFSSDEDEANQDLSLKIVEKAMRMREAKCATPSDHVSLSQTLEFAVARNVVPDVPSAIADSEVKEKKKTTKLKIDTRDERVEEMEETIKDTENQSAEGGAVQTVDNMVLRKLLRGPRYFDPPNDSWGACFNCFNCGEEGHAAVNCSVAKRKKPCYVCGVLGHNAKQCTKTQDCFICKKGGHRARDCPEKHASTPRIIAICLKCGNSGHDMFGCKNDYSLDDLQEIQCYVCKRLGHLCCVNSDDATPGEISCYKCGRLGHTGLACSRLQDEIASGATPSSCFKCGEEGHFARECTSAVKTGKRSRDSSRTKDKRSHKENDYIGNRSAPNDMGVARRKKRLPTEERGGFSLPKKSKSRGGWMQEHPAEERGFTTPKKSNGRGGWTTEHPAEHKGYTTPKKSKSRGGWTTEHPEEFFPPMAMRNSYRFSGSPYSRSTTIHSFGSGSHTPGYKSNKVWTDHDGTPMSQGSAWSNHHRFSASRFGNSSSGGYGRNYSRW, encoded by the exons ATGGGGCGCAAAGAGAAGTCGAAATCGAAGGCAGTGGTGGAGCTCCACGATGACCAATTTACCGGCGCGTCCACACCGTCACTCGTCTTCAGCAGCGACGAGGACGAAGCCAACCAAGATCTCAGCCTCAAGATCGTCGAAAAAGCCATGCGAATGCGTGAAGCCAAGTGCGCCACCCCAAGCGACCACGTTTCGCTCTCACAGACACTCGAATTCGCTGTGGCTCGAAACGTCGTTCCTGATGTGCCCAGCGCAATAGCTGATTCTGAAgtaaaggagaagaagaaaacaactAAGTTGAAGATTGATACTAGGGATGAACGT gtTGAAGAGATGGAGGAGACCATCAAAGATACTGAGAATCAGTCTGCGGAAGGAGGTGCAGTTCAGACAGTTGATAACATGGTTCTGCGAAAGCTGCTT CGGGGTCCGAGGTATTTTGATCCACCAAACGATAGTTGGGGAGCTTGTTTCAATTGTTTCAATTGTGGCGAGGAAGGTCATGCTGCTGTGAACTGTTCAGTGGCAAAGCGGAAGAAGCCATGCTATGTTTGTGGTGTTTTGGGACacaatgcaaaacaatgtaCTAAG ACACAAGATTGCTTTATCTGTAAGAAAGGTGGTCACCGAGCTAGAGATTGCCCGGAGAAGCATGCAAGTACTCCCAGAATCATTGCAATTTGCTTAAAGTGTGGAAACTCTGGGCATGATATGTTTGGATGCAAGAATGATTATTCATTGGATGATCTTCAG GAAATTCAATGTTATGTCTGCAAGAGACTTGGCCACTTATGCTGTGTCAATTCTGATGATGCAACACCAGGAGAAATTTCTTGTTACAAATGTGGTCGGTTGGGTCATACTGGTTTG GCATGCTCAAGGTTGCAGGATGAGATTGCAAGTGGAGCGACACCTAGTTCATGCTTCAAATGTGGTGAAGAAGGGCATTTTGCCAGGGAGTGCACAAGTGCTGTAAAG ACAGGAAAGAGGAGTCGTGACTCATCACGCACAAAAGATAAAAGATCCCATAAAGAAAATGATTACATAGGAAATAGATCAGCACCTAATGATATGGGTGTAGCTCGCAGAAAGAAACGATTGCCTACGGAAGAAAGAGGAGGCTTTTCTCTTCCCAAGAAATCAAAGAGTAGAGGTGGCTGGATGCAGGAGCATCCTGCCGAGGAAAGAGGCTTTACAACTCCAAAGAAATCCAATGGTAGAGGTGGCTGGACAACGGAACATCCGGCAGAACATAAAGGCTATACAACTCCTAAGAAATCCAAGAGTAGAGGTGGCTGGACCACTGAGCATCCTGAAGAATTCTTTCCTCCCATGGCAATGAGAAACAGCTATAGGTTTTCAGGGTCACCATATTCCAGAAGCACTACAATTCATTCCTTTGGTAGTGGAAGTCATACTCCAGGTTATAAATCTAACAAGGTATGGACTGATCATGATGGAACCCCTATGTCCCAAGGTTCAGCTTGGTCAAATCATCATAGGTTTTCAGCATCTAGGTTTGGAAATTCTAGTAGTGGTGGGTATGGTAGGAATTACAGCCGATGGTAG